Proteins encoded by one window of Juglans regia cultivar Chandler chromosome 15, Walnut 2.0, whole genome shotgun sequence:
- the LOC109000732 gene encoding protein FAR1-RELATED SEQUENCE 4-like, protein MERGKEKSSTLRPSSLNPPSADMPSTSPNIPMHGYYGPPSADILSTSPNTPMHGYYGPVPTWLPGIEGQLSPSNTSVTSKFLGTEDNRPFVGQTESPAISSDVEEIHPDRLDAEEIECGSAGTSEKVEMDGDDEPVSEMMFNSLEDLMSYYKEYGKKRGFGVMTKRSERGEDHTVRYVTLACARGGKARNKTINVANPQPTGKTECKAKINALKVADGKFRLTTVHNIHNHGLSPKKSRFFRCNREVSESVKRVLDTNDLAGIRMNKSFGSLVVGVEGFENLPFLEKDCRNYINKAQHLRLIAGGAGAFQDYFLRMQFKNSGFFALMDLDDEWRLKNIFWADPRSRAAYQYFGDVVTFDTTYLTNRYGMPFAPFVGCMDGIAPKVIITDQDRAMKNVIAIVFPESRHRFCLWHILKKVLEKLGCYGSYKNGMKTILMKCSLYTEREHWVPAFLKMVFWAGMSTTQRSESMNAFFDGYVHAKTNLKEFVDQYDNALKKKIENENAADFQSFNVTIPCISRSPIEKKYQDLYTNAKFREVQHQLTSIIDLDPVLLKSDVHGKIYLVEDEVRVEEFTKLVTYSVNFYEDDAVAKCSCGLFEMKGIVCRHIFAVFKCNGIKIIPYRYILDRWRKDIKRRYMLIHNSYDAGDQQEDANRYSTDQEPPSMTEKCLNVDGTTKDTTTIGSSTKVLSPRVVRGKGRPPSLRRAFRMERDLQKVKEKTKKAAGKEKRKQRDGEDTPVGDTCRRLFGPSDLDFSNVGHARTSFYLAGVAKSCKDAGLVASSMGVGGCWWFLLVLSVSLFWTGAYSGKKLLQDV, encoded by the exons AtggaaagaggaaaagaaaagtcaTCTACCTTAAGACCATCTAGCTTAAATCCTCCATCTgcg GACATGCCATCAACTTCTCCAAACATCCCAATGCACGGTTATTATGGACCCCCATCCGcg GACATACTATCAACTTCTCCAAACACCCCAATGCACGGTTACTATGGACCAGTGCCTACGTGGTTACCAG GCATAGAAGGCCAGTTGTCTCCCAGCAATACCTCTGTTACAAGCAAATTTCTGGGTACGGAGGATAATAGACCCTTTGTTGGTCAAACTGAATCGCCAGCTATATCTTCTGATGTTGAAGAAATTCATCCTGATAGACTAGATGCAGAAGAAATCGAGTGTGGTAGTGCAGGAACATCAGAGAAAGTGGAAATGGATGGTGATGATGAGCCAGTTTCGGAGATGATGTTTAATTCCTTAGAAGATTTAATGagttattataaggaatatggGAAGAAACgcgggtttggggtgatgacaaaaAGGAGTGAGAGGGGAGAGGATCATACTGTTAGATATGTCACTCTTGCCTGTGCCCGTGGAGGGAAGGCCCGGAATAAGACTATAAATGTCGCCAACCCACAGCCGACAGGAAAGACGGAATGTAAGGCAaaaattaatgccttaaaagttgcTGATGGAAAGTTTCGGCTGACTACAGTTCACAATATCCACAACCACGGCCTCAGTCCAAAGAAATCTCGcttctttcgatgtaatagagaagtgagtgaatCTGTTAAAAGGGTCCTAGACACGAATGATTTAGCCGGCATccgaatgaataagagtttcggGTCTCTTGTTGTTGGTGTGGAAGGTTTTGAGAACCTCCCGTTTTTGGAAAAGGATTGTCGTAACTACATTAACAAGGCACAACATCTACGATTGATcgcaggtggtgctggagcgtTTCAAGACTACTTTTTACGTATGCAGTTTAAAAATTCGGGGTTCTTTGCACTAATGGACTTGGATGATGAATggaggttaaaaaatatattctgggCAGACCCCCGTAGTAGAGCAGCCTACCAATATTTCGGAGATGTCGTAACCTTCGACACCACATACTTGACGAACcgatatgggatgccctttgcgccatttgttggt tgtatggatggtatagcgCCGAAGGTTATTATCACTGACCAAGACAGAGCCATGAAAAATGTAATTGCAATAGTTTTCCCAGAAAGCCGACATAGATTTTGCCTGTGGCATATCTTGAAGAAAGTCCTTGAAAAGCTTGGTTGTTATGGTTCTTACAAGAATGGAATGAAAACtatattgatgaaatgt AGTTTATACACTGAGCGTGAGCATTGGGTACCGGCATTCTTGAAGATGgttttttgggctggaatgagtacaacgcagCGTAGCGAGAGTATGAATGCCTTCTTTGATGGTTATGTTCATGCtaagacaaacttgaaagagtttgtTGATCAATATGATAATGCcttgaaaaaaaagattgagaacgAAAATGCCGCAGACTTCCAgtcatttaatgtcacaattCCTTGCATTtctagatctccaattgaaAAGAAATACCAAGATTTAtacacaaatgctaaattcagGGAAGTTCAGCACCAACTTACTAGTATTATCGATTTGGATCCAGTTTTACTTAAGTCGGATGTCCATGGTAAGATCTATCtggtagaggatgaagttcgTGTCGAAGAGTTCACTAAACTGGTTACATATTCAGTGAATTTTTATGAGGACGATGCAGTCGCCAAGTGTTCTTGtggtttatttgaaatgaagGGGATAGTGTGCCGGCACATCTTCGCCGTCTTCAAATGTAACGGGATTAAGATAATACCATATAGGTACATTTTGGATCGATGGAGAAAAGACATCAAAAGAAGATACATGTTAATCCACAACAGCTATGACGCAGGGGATCAACAGGAGGATgctaatagatattcaa CGGACCAAGAACCTCCATCGATGACCGAAAAATGTTTAAATGTTGATGGCACGACAAAGGATACAACTACAATTGGTAGTTCAACAAAAGTACTCAGTCCACGTGTTGTCCGAGGAAAAGGCAGACCCCCATCTCTGAGAAGAGCATTCAGGATGGAGAGAGACCTGCAGAAAGTTaaggagaagacgaagaaagCTGCAGGAAAAGAAAAACGCAAACAG CGAGATGGGGAAGATACACCAGTCGGGGACACTTGCAGGAGGCTATTTGGCCCTTCCGATTTGGACTTTTCCAATGTTGGACACGCGAGG ACTTCCTTTTACCTTGCTGGTGTTGCAAAAAGCTGTAAAGATG CTGGTCTTGTGGCTTCAAGCATGGGTGTCGGTGGATGCTGGTGGTTTCTTTTG GTGTTATCTGTAAGCTTATTTTGGACTGGTGCATATAGTGGGAAGAAACTTCTCCAGGATGTTTAA
- the LOC109000739 gene encoding uncharacterized protein LOC109000739 has protein sequence MQRRKRLLGESSRAFLEDEGWKGIWRLKVPGVTKIFIWKALNNCLPTRRNLFKRKILENSCCPICNQYEETICHVLWSCAAAVDVWAERRSPVQKWPSAEVDFGSVWRKMSQSLSMEELDLSAIVLRNIWLRRNMFIFESCFNSPASIFQQAEMTRIEYMTANNTECPGRNIVERREVRWKKPREGVTKINWDAAFLKSSKRMGIGIVFRDQEGDILLSACIPLSSVMTAAQAEANALWKALKMCEELRIGEAELEGDALSIVNAINNREENWEWGGQTIEDIRGLLHNRPQWHVTHTFREANKVADFLAKFSLNVNEEVIWMEDGPEGLYSLVLQDKVVTDS, from the coding sequence ATGCAGAGGAGGAAAAGGTTGCTAGGGGAATCCTCGAGGGCTTTTCTTGAAGATGAAGGGTGGAAGGGTATTTGGAGATTAAAAGTCCCGGGGGTTACAAAAATCTTCATTTGGAAAGCTCTAAATAATTGTCTTCCAACTAGAAGGAACttgtttaaaaggaaaatactcgAAAACTCCTGCTGCCCTATATGCAATCAGTATGAAGAAACTATTTGTCATGTTCTCTGGAGTTGTGCTGCAGCAGTGGATGTTTGGGCAGAAAGAAGAAGTCCAGTTCAGAAATGGCCATCTGCAGAAGTGGATTTTGGGTCTGTATGGAGGAAAATGTCACAATCTTTGAGCATGGAAGAATTGGACTTGTCTGCTATAGTCTTGAGGAATATTTGGTTAAGAAGAAACATGTTTATATTTGAATCATGCTTTAATAGTCCTGCTAGTATTTTTCAGCAAGCCGAAATGACAAGGATTGAGTACATGACAGCAAATAATACTGAATGCCCGGGAAGAAATATTGTAGAAAGAAGGGAGGTGAGATGGAAAAAACCAAGGGAGGGGGTGACAAAGataaattgggatgctgcttTTCTGAAAAGTAGCAAAAGGATGGGAATTGGGATTGTGTTCCGAGATCAAGAAGGGGACATTCTGTTATCAGCATGTATACCACTTTCAAGTGTCATGACAGCAGCTCAAGCAGAGGCTAATGCTCTATGGAAAGCTCTGAAGATGTGTGAGGAGTTGCGGATAGGTGAAGCTGAATTAGAAGGGGATGCTCTAAGCATTGTCAATGCTATAAACAACAGAGAAGAAAACTGGGAGTGGGGAGGTCAGACAATTGAAGACATACGGGGTTTATTACACAATAGACCTCAATGGCATGTTACTCATACTTTTAGAGAAGCAAACAAAGTAGCTGATTTTTTAGCAAAGTTTTCATTAAATGTAAATGAAGAGGTAATTTGGATGGAAGATGGCCCGGAGGGTCTGTACAGTTTGGTCCTACAAGACAAAGTTGTAACTGACTCTTAG
- the LOC109000818 gene encoding VQ motif-containing protein 31 translates to MEKPGNQSCKPLTTFVQTDSNTFREVVQRLTGPSESNATPEGATMKVVGAKRPTAKLHERRQYSRPKLEIVKPPFHFKPGSSSDHNPSASPTKTGNSSLLPSPVTPSTIFSKLSIEEEEKKVDSSIADLNSQEEEKAIKERRFYLHPSPRSRPGYTEPELLTLFPLTSPKTSEKSS, encoded by the coding sequence ATGGAGAAGCCAGGGAACCAGAGTTGTAAACCCTTGACCACATTTGTACAAACAGACTCAAATACTTTCCGAGAGGTCGTACAACGCTTAACAGGCCCATCAGAGAGTAATGCAACACCAGAAGGAGCAACAATGAAGGTTGTGGGTGCAAAGAGGCCAACGGCCAAACTCCATGAGAGAAGGCAATACTCTAGGCCCAAGCTTGAGATAGTTAAACCCCCTTTCCATTTTAAACCCGGTTCATCATCCGACCACAACCCAAGCGCCTCCCCCACCAAAACAGGTAACTCTAGTTTACTCCCAAGCCCTGTGACCCCttctacaattttctcaaaGCTCTCCATTgaggaagaggaaaagaagGTAGATTCAAGCATCGCTGATTTGAATAgccaagaagaagagaaagccaTCAAAGAGAGGCGATTTTATTTGCATCCATCACCCCGGTCCAGGCCAGGGTACACTGAGCCAGAGTTGCTAACCTTGTTCCCTCTAACATCTCCGAAAACAAGTGAAAAATCATCATGA